The following DNA comes from Picosynechococcus sp. PCC 7003.
AGCTGCACCCGCTTTATCTTTTTCGGGCTTGTCAACAACGATGCACTCAGTGGTGAGAACCATGCCAGCAATGGAAGCCGCATTCTGGGTTGCAGAACGGGTTACCTTCGCAGGGTCAACAATACCGGCAGCGAGCATATCAACGAATTCATTGGTTGCTGCGTTAAAGCCAGTGTTGAAGTCTTTTTCCTTCACACGCTCAGCGATTACCGCACCGTTTTGGCCAGCATTTTCAGCAATACGCTTCAGGGGCGCAGTCAGAGCACGGGCCACAATCAAAGCACCAGTGAGTTGCTCGGCAATGAGGTTGTCGGTTGCCCACTTTTCGAGTTCAGGAGCGAGGTGAGCGAGGGTTGTACCACCACCGGGAACGATTCCTTCTTCAACGGCTGCTTTGGTCGCGTTGATCGCATCTTCGAGACGGAGCTTACGATCCTTCATCTCAGTTTCAGTTGCAGCACCGACTTTGATCACAGCAACACCACCGGAGAGTTTCGCGAGGCGCTCTTGGAGTTTTTCTTTGTCGTAGGAAGAATCAGATTCTTCGATTTGACGGCGGATTTGCTCACAACGGGTCTTAACCGCTTGTTCGTTACCATCAGCAACAATGGTGGTGTTGTCTTTGGTGATGGTGATGCGGCGGGCTTTACCAAGCATATCAACGCTGGTGTTGTCGAGCTTGAGGCCTGCATCTTCGGTGATCAGTTGGCCACCGGTGAGTACAGCGATATCTTCGAGCATTTGCTTACGGCGATCGCCAAAACCAGGTGCTTTAACCGCAGCAACATTGAGGACACCCCGGAGACGGTTGACCACGAGGGTGGCGAGGGCTTCTTTCTCGATGTCTTCAGCAATGATCACAAGGGGTTTCCCTTGGCGGGCAACCTGCTCAAGGATCGGTACAAGGTCTTGAACCAGGGTAATTTTCTTGTCGGTGATCAAGATAAACGGATCTTCGAGCACCGCTTCCATGCGCTCGGTGTCAGTGACGAAGTAGGGGGAAGTGTAACCCTTGTCGAAACGCATCCCTTCGGTGATTTCGAGTTCGGTTTCCATGGATTTCCCTTCTTCGAGGGAGATCACACCTTCTTTACCGACTTTGTCCATGGCTTTGGCGATCATGTCGCCAACTTCCTTGTCGTTACCCGCAGAGATAGAACCAACCTGGGCGATCGCCGTGGAGGATTCCACCGGACGAGATACTTCCTTGATCCGACCGACGAGGAATTCCGTCGCTTTGTCGATGCCGCGCTTAATGGCGATGGGGTTGGCCCCGGCCGCAACGTTGCGCAGACCTTCCTTGACCATCGCGTGTGCCAAAACAGTCGCAGTGGTGGTTCCGTCACCGGCCACATCATTGGTTTTAGAAGCCGCTTGACGAATGAGAGAAACACCGGTGTTTTCGATGTGGTCTTCGAGCTCGATTTCCTTAGCAATAGTCACACCGTCATTAACGATCTGGGGTGCGCCAAATTTCTTTTCGAGCACAACATTCCGACCTTTGGGGCCAAGGGTGACGGCAACAGCCTCAGCAAGAAGATCGATCCCTTTTTCGAGGGCGCGGCGAGCATCTTCGTTGTAAATAATAGATTTAGCCATAATGATTGAATTTCTAGGTTGAGCGTTTTACGAGGAAAAATAGAAAAATCTGAAACGATTGCTTAGGTCAAACCTAAAAATAATTACGCAACGGTTGCGAGGATATCTTTCTCAGAAAGAAGGACGTAGTCGTCGCCACCGAGCTTGATATCAGTACCAGCGTACTTGGAGTAGAGAACTTTATCGCCAACTTTGACATCAACGGCAGAACGGCTACCATCATCGTTGCGCTTGCCTTCACCAACAGCAACAACTTCGCCGATTTGGGGCTTTTCTTTGGCGCTATCGGGAAGGAGGATCCCACCAGCGGTCTTTTCTTCAGATTCGCTGACCTTTACGAAAACGCGATCGCCAAGGGGCTTGAGGGTAGAAACATTGATGCTAATTGCTGCCATGGATAATTTCTCCAGATCAATAAACGACTAAATTTAGCTAGATTGAAGTTTAGCACTCTCAATCTCTGAGTGCTAATTTAGCGGAGAAATTTAAATCCAGACAACTCCCGGTAATGTACGGGTTCCCGAACTTTAGATCGTCGCGAAAATTAGACCCTACTGTTTCCCAAGGAAAACCCTGACAGAGACTGCTTTCTGCCCCCGCCAAAACTTCCGGAATAAGTGGGCCTCTATTGTTTAACGATCGCCCCAAAATCCGCTAAAACCCGCGCGTGATTTCGCAATAGCCCAAGGAGATTCAAACGATTTTCCCGCACAGCAGGATCCTCTGCCATCACCAAAACACTATCTTCTCCATCAAAGAACCGTTCGACCGTGGGGGCTAGGGCCGCTAAACCGTCAATTAGTTTTTGGTAATCCCGTTCGGTGCG
Coding sequences within:
- the groES gene encoding co-chaperone GroES, with protein sequence MAAISINVSTLKPLGDRVFVKVSESEEKTAGGILLPDSAKEKPQIGEVVAVGEGKRNDDGSRSAVDVKVGDKVLYSKYAGTDIKLGGDDYVLLSEKDILATVA
- the groL gene encoding chaperonin GroEL (60 kDa chaperone family; promotes refolding of misfolded polypeptides especially under stressful conditions; forms two stacked rings of heptamers to form a barrel-shaped 14mer; ends can be capped by GroES; misfolded proteins enter the barrel where they are refolded when GroES binds), which encodes MAKSIIYNEDARRALEKGIDLLAEAVAVTLGPKGRNVVLEKKFGAPQIVNDGVTIAKEIELEDHIENTGVSLIRQAASKTNDVAGDGTTTATVLAHAMVKEGLRNVAAGANPIAIKRGIDKATEFLVGRIKEVSRPVESSTAIAQVGSISAGNDKEVGDMIAKAMDKVGKEGVISLEEGKSMETELEITEGMRFDKGYTSPYFVTDTERMEAVLEDPFILITDKKITLVQDLVPILEQVARQGKPLVIIAEDIEKEALATLVVNRLRGVLNVAAVKAPGFGDRRKQMLEDIAVLTGGQLITEDAGLKLDNTSVDMLGKARRITITKDNTTIVADGNEQAVKTRCEQIRRQIEESDSSYDKEKLQERLAKLSGGVAVIKVGAATETEMKDRKLRLEDAINATKAAVEEGIVPGGGTTLAHLAPELEKWATDNLIAEQLTGALIVARALTAPLKRIAENAGQNGAVIAERVKEKDFNTGFNAATNEFVDMLAAGIVDPAKVTRSATQNAASIAGMVLTTECIVVDKPEKDKAGAAPGAGDFDY